In Hyalangium minutum, the following proteins share a genomic window:
- a CDS encoding ADYC domain-containing protein — translation MTFFNRFLMAGLCLHLSAVAYAAPPPSAKAVAKAAPLSDAERYARRCQPRSPTRERNPQGTMLWGSRRDWDTEKVAPETRSVLVSVALSPVKPGDTAVKSLQLKGGSLEASPAGAKVTGLVLQGRSSEGKPVEVAICESEPAPQSPEMMWYRIEAWNPVAQEWENPCVAVDRVPSPRVLAVSGVWDLTGARKDSAEHFTFACENGAIAKCIDWGYKPWESRGGKPLTDVHQACTRMARADYCGNGRSHTYQDNSIDMYDPFGVLKRTPESAADWDPALSFEAAWGPDGAICLEHTRDGRALETILAECPNRFRKGGAVELGEGDRCSVQRTGGKPQTALLRNKSYGIPEGAAPPAKAPQR, via the coding sequence GTGACCTTTTTCAATAGGTTCCTGATGGCCGGGTTGTGTCTTCATCTCAGCGCGGTGGCATACGCCGCTCCTCCTCCGAGTGCGAAGGCGGTAGCCAAGGCCGCCCCGCTGTCCGACGCCGAGCGCTACGCGCGGCGGTGCCAGCCTCGGTCGCCCACGCGGGAGCGCAACCCCCAGGGGACGATGCTGTGGGGCAGCCGGCGGGACTGGGATACGGAGAAGGTGGCGCCGGAGACCCGCAGCGTGCTCGTCTCGGTGGCCCTCTCGCCCGTGAAGCCGGGGGACACTGCGGTGAAGTCCCTCCAGCTCAAGGGCGGCTCCCTGGAGGCCTCCCCAGCGGGTGCGAAGGTGACCGGCCTCGTCCTCCAGGGGCGCTCGAGCGAAGGCAAGCCCGTGGAGGTGGCCATCTGCGAGTCCGAGCCCGCTCCCCAGTCTCCGGAGATGATGTGGTACCGCATCGAGGCCTGGAACCCCGTGGCTCAGGAGTGGGAGAACCCTTGTGTCGCGGTGGACCGTGTCCCCTCACCCCGGGTGCTCGCGGTGAGCGGCGTGTGGGATCTGACCGGCGCGCGCAAGGACTCGGCGGAGCACTTCACCTTTGCCTGTGAGAATGGCGCCATCGCCAAGTGCATTGACTGGGGCTACAAGCCCTGGGAGAGCCGCGGCGGCAAGCCGCTCACCGACGTGCACCAGGCCTGCACGCGGATGGCGCGCGCGGACTACTGCGGCAACGGCCGCAGCCACACGTATCAAGACAACTCCATCGACATGTACGATCCGTTCGGCGTGCTGAAGCGGACCCCCGAGAGCGCGGCGGATTGGGATCCGGCGCTTTCGTTCGAGGCGGCGTGGGGGCCCGACGGAGCGATCTGCCTGGAGCACACGCGTGACGGTCGTGCCCTGGAGACGATCCTCGCGGAGTGCCCCAACCGGTTCCGTAAGGGGGGGGCGGTGGAGCTGGGAGAAGGAGACCGCTGCTCCGTTCAGCGGACGGGAGGGAAGCCTCAGACCGCCCTGTTGCGGAACAAGTCCTATGGCATCCCCGAGGGCGCGGCGCCCCCTGCGAAAGCCCCCCAGCGGTGA
- a CDS encoding choice-of-anchor A family protein: MGDYNLFLIEGATTVESTVEGKVAAGGNIALTRSEAGSVLPNNAPSALMAGGDLTVSGGTLHGDVRYGGSYTDRGTGCASGCTMTPGIPSDFNFADRRDKMLGLSSRLADQQGLDATLEYGNVKMNGADPCLNIFNVTNTHLTGAWAWSINAPASSFVVINVRSTHPASDNPFSFNGFSTLFSGGITPQRVLYHFVDATRIDIGSTEFKGTVLAPHARVTFSRGHLFGGMYALSLNLSGAIAHVNALDELGGECEEGTNANCATSCGSTGTRVCGATCSWGACTPPAAEACNGVDDTCDGQVDEGFECTGSSSRSCTAWCGAAGMQTCNPATCGYGECASSSCCRADTDCASGSYCEGNTCEAHRGNGAACTAANQCSSSQCVDGVCCDSTCGGACDACNILGNLGTCSFLPSTTVCRAANGSCDAAEMCIGTSSSCPADAKKPATTVCRASNGACDAAESCTGTSDSCPGDGFLPSGTACTNDSNACTLDICDASGNCSHPSALPGTSCGSGLICTSAGQCTAGCWIGGTYYASGATNPAASCQTCNPSVSTTSWSNKPVNTPCGTPSAGAWGACGGFNDVCDPIGSQSRSITTYTCSEGNCAGFTSSESQSCSRTTTGTPCNDSNSCTTGDVCNSSGTCGGTHICGTLNQIRVFGTTTGEGAGGNLVWARSNGGAAPGGGISNQLPQALYQPIDWSTAITPPLQPNQYFMLFGNEGSEPVTRTFEFYDARGILMETITFGPIETQKITRSIHWNASDEFTLFFWNGQSVTSTQVITLPE; this comes from the coding sequence TTGGGTGACTACAACCTGTTCCTGATCGAGGGCGCCACCACCGTCGAGAGCACCGTCGAGGGCAAGGTGGCAGCGGGTGGCAACATCGCCCTGACGCGCTCCGAAGCGGGCTCGGTGCTGCCAAACAATGCCCCCAGCGCGTTGATGGCAGGTGGTGACCTGACCGTCTCGGGAGGCACCCTCCATGGCGACGTCAGGTATGGAGGTAGTTACACCGACAGGGGCACGGGCTGCGCTTCGGGCTGCACCATGACGCCGGGCATTCCCTCTGACTTCAACTTCGCGGACCGGCGCGACAAGATGCTCGGTCTGTCCTCGCGGCTGGCTGACCAGCAGGGCCTCGACGCCACGCTCGAATATGGCAACGTGAAGATGAACGGCGCGGATCCGTGCCTGAACATTTTCAATGTGACCAACACCCACCTCACCGGTGCCTGGGCGTGGTCCATCAACGCGCCGGCCAGCTCGTTCGTGGTGATCAACGTCCGCAGCACGCACCCCGCCTCCGACAACCCATTCAGCTTCAACGGCTTCAGCACCTTGTTCAGCGGCGGCATCACCCCGCAGCGCGTGCTCTACCACTTCGTGGATGCCACTCGCATCGACATCGGAAGTACCGAGTTCAAGGGTACGGTGCTGGCCCCTCATGCCCGCGTCACCTTCAGCCGTGGACACTTGTTCGGCGGCATGTACGCCCTTTCGCTGAACCTCAGTGGCGCAATAGCCCATGTCAACGCGCTGGACGAGCTGGGGGGAGAGTGCGAGGAGGGGACGAACGCCAATTGTGCGACGAGCTGTGGCTCCACTGGCACCCGGGTGTGCGGGGCGACCTGCTCGTGGGGGGCCTGCACGCCGCCCGCAGCGGAGGCGTGCAACGGGGTGGACGACACCTGCGACGGGCAAGTGGACGAGGGCTTCGAGTGTACTGGCTCGAGCAGCCGGAGCTGCACGGCGTGGTGCGGTGCAGCGGGGATGCAGACCTGCAACCCGGCCACGTGCGGTTACGGAGAGTGTGCCTCCTCAAGCTGTTGCCGGGCGGATACCGACTGCGCGAGCGGCTCCTACTGCGAGGGCAACACCTGCGAGGCGCACAGGGGCAACGGGGCTGCTTGCACCGCGGCCAACCAATGCTCCAGCAGCCAGTGCGTGGATGGCGTGTGCTGCGACTCCACATGTGGCGGCGCATGCGATGCGTGCAACATCCTCGGCAATCTGGGCACCTGCTCATTCCTGCCATCCACCACTGTCTGCCGCGCGGCCAATGGTAGCTGTGATGCCGCAGAGATGTGCATCGGTACCTCCAGCTCGTGCCCAGCGGACGCCAAGAAACCCGCTACCACTGTCTGCCGTGCCTCCAACGGAGCGTGCGACGCCGCCGAGTCCTGCACCGGCACCTCCGATAGTTGCCCGGGCGATGGCTTCCTGCCCTCCGGTACGGCCTGCACCAATGACAGCAACGCCTGCACCCTGGACATCTGCGATGCCTCGGGCAACTGCTCTCATCCCTCGGCCCTTCCCGGCACCTCCTGCGGCTCAGGGCTCATCTGCACCAGCGCGGGCCAGTGCACCGCAGGCTGCTGGATTGGCGGCACCTACTATGCCTCCGGCGCTACCAACCCGGCCGCCAGCTGCCAGACGTGCAATCCAAGCGTCTCCACCACTAGTTGGAGCAACAAGCCGGTCAACACTCCCTGTGGCACTCCCAGTGCTGGGGCGTGGGGCGCATGCGGTGGCTTCAACGACGTCTGCGATCCCATAGGCTCACAGTCCCGCTCCATCACTACCTATACCTGCTCGGAGGGAAATTGTGCTGGCTTCACCAGCAGCGAAAGCCAGTCCTGCTCACGTACCACCACCGGTACACCATGTAACGATTCCAATTCCTGTACGACCGGAGATGTCTGCAACAGCAGCGGCACCTGTGGCGGCACGCACATCTGTGGAACCCTCAACCAAATCCGGGTGTTCGGAACCACGACTGGAGAAGGAGCCGGCGGCAACCTTGTCTGGGCACGTTCCAACGGTGGTGCGGCTCCGGGCGGCGGCATCTCAAACCAACTCCCCCAGGCTCTGTACCAACCCATTGATTGGTCGACAGCGATCACACCTCCCCTCCAGCCAAATCAATATTTCATGCTTTTCGGCAACGAAGGCAGTGAACCCGTCACTCGAACCTTCGAGTTCTATGACGCGCGCGGCATTCTCATGGAGACGATCACTTTCGGCCCCATCGAGACACAGAAGATAACTCGGAGTATTCACTGGAACGCGAGCGACGAATTCACCCTCTTCTTCTGGAATGGTCAGTCCGTGACGAGCACACAAGTGATTACACTCCCCGAGTAG
- a CDS encoding TIGR02269 family lipoprotein, with protein sequence MRASPAGWVAFVGVLLAACASTNVSLPEEEPQEVSWEEGCQDNTTLELVCSENTCAFFRCRDLTEARGASPGQIEPTRWPGLRPPGGWRRGGRLPRPGAEPVFRIRWHNHPAPTLPSQRPLPRDRLVKHHIFPQAPDLAAWFQQQGLNIHQYTLLIPREVHIRIHLGGQRGGRWNEEWRHFTRGRLRATPEEIWQHAIKLIVKYDLTGASMVPY encoded by the coding sequence ATGCGTGCAAGCCCTGCTGGCTGGGTAGCTTTCGTCGGTGTGCTCCTGGCTGCCTGCGCCTCCACGAATGTCTCGTTGCCTGAGGAGGAACCCCAGGAAGTCTCCTGGGAAGAAGGCTGCCAGGACAACACCACCCTTGAGCTGGTCTGCTCCGAAAACACCTGTGCCTTCTTCCGCTGCAGGGACTTGACAGAAGCCAGGGGAGCAAGCCCTGGCCAGATCGAACCGACTCGATGGCCGGGGCTCAGGCCTCCTGGCGGGTGGCGCAGAGGGGGACGGCTACCTCGGCCAGGCGCCGAGCCCGTCTTCCGAATCCGCTGGCACAACCACCCCGCTCCGACCCTGCCCAGTCAGCGCCCGCTCCCGCGCGACCGCCTCGTGAAGCACCACATCTTCCCGCAGGCCCCGGACCTCGCCGCATGGTTCCAGCAGCAGGGCCTCAACATCCACCAGTACACGCTCTTGATTCCTCGTGAAGTGCATATTCGGATCCACCTCGGAGGCCAACGCGGAGGCCGGTGGAATGAGGAATGGCGTCACTTCACGAGGGGCCGCCTGCGAGCCACACCCGAGGAGATCTGGCAGCACGCCATCAAGTTGATCGTGAAGTACGATCTGACAGGAGCCTCGATGGTGCCCTACTGA
- a CDS encoding double-CXXCG motif protein, which yields MRFYELRENRASGYTGDISAASKWFLPGAKCPGCGATWANAAVAYPCVDLSRHPQQAAFVVPRAEPLHEFERLRELIRPWAPEGAPLPPGTRFGPLVGNAWGRFGSFFFQNPWTLLVRREAMETLQQAGLRGLAGHQPQLSFRQKKELPDLMELQLMPYGLLHADCLRQPPAPCPRCGREGSELPEQLILKAASLPPHTDVFRLADFESVLVGTEHFKEAVQRLGMDGILFHELPLR from the coding sequence ATGCGATTCTACGAGTTGAGGGAGAACCGAGCGTCGGGCTACACAGGGGACATCAGTGCCGCATCCAAGTGGTTCCTCCCCGGAGCGAAGTGTCCTGGGTGCGGTGCTACATGGGCCAACGCGGCGGTGGCTTATCCCTGCGTCGACCTATCACGGCATCCCCAGCAGGCAGCGTTCGTGGTGCCGAGGGCTGAGCCTCTTCATGAGTTCGAACGGCTGCGTGAGCTGATCCGCCCCTGGGCTCCTGAAGGAGCGCCTCTTCCTCCCGGAACGCGGTTCGGTCCCCTTGTCGGGAACGCGTGGGGGCGCTTCGGCTCCTTCTTCTTCCAGAATCCCTGGACGCTGCTGGTGCGACGCGAGGCCATGGAGACGCTGCAACAGGCCGGCCTTCGGGGGTTGGCGGGGCATCAGCCGCAGCTGAGCTTCCGTCAGAAGAAAGAGCTGCCAGACCTGATGGAACTCCAGCTTATGCCCTACGGACTGTTGCACGCTGACTGCCTGCGCCAACCCCCTGCGCCTTGTCCTCGGTGCGGGCGTGAGGGCTCCGAACTCCCAGAGCAGCTCATCCTCAAGGCCGCCTCGCTGCCGCCACATACGGATGTGTTTCGCCTGGCCGATTTCGAAAGCGTCCTGGTCGGCACCGAGCACTTCAAGGAGGCCGTCCAGCGCCTCGGGATGGATGGAATCCTCTTCCACGAACTACCGCTGCGCTGA